Proteins from one Indicator indicator isolate 239-I01 chromosome 37, UM_Iind_1.1, whole genome shotgun sequence genomic window:
- the LOC128978577 gene encoding feather keratin Cos1-1/Cos1-3/Cos2-1-like, protein MSCCKPCEPCCQPCGPTPLANSCNEPCCIRCQDSTVVIEPPTVVVTLPGPILSSFPQNTAVGSSTSAAVGSILSCDGVPINSGGFDLSCITNRYCCRPC, encoded by the coding sequence ATGTCCTGCTGCAAGCCCTgtgagccctgctgccagccttgtGGCCCAACCCCTCTGGCCAACAGTTGCAATGAGCCCTGTTGCATAAGGTGCCAGGATTCCACTGTTGTCATTGAGCCTCCTACTGTTGTGGTGACCCTGCCAggccccatcctcagctccttcccacagaacactgctgtgggctcctccacctctgctgctgttggcagcatcctcagctgtgATGGAGTGCCCATCAACTCCGGGGGCTTTGACCTCTCCTGCATCACCAACCGCTACTGCTGCAGACCCTGCTAG
- the LOC128978503 gene encoding feather keratin Cos1-2-like, which translates to MSCCKPCEPCCQPCGPTPLASSCNEPCCRQCQSSTIVIQPSPVVVTLPGPILSSFPQNTVVGSSTSAAVGSILSCDGVSINSGGFDLSCITNRYCCRPC; encoded by the coding sequence ATGTCCTGCTGCAAGCCCTgtgagccctgctgccagccttgtGGCCCAACCCCACTGGCCAGCAGCTGCaatgagccctgctgcaggcagtgccagagCTCCACCATCGTCATCCAGCCCTCCCCTGTGGTGGTGACcctgcctggccccatcctcagctccttcccacagaaCACTGTTGTgggctcctccacctctgctgctgttggcagcatcctcagctgtgATGGAGTGTCCATCAACTCCGGGGGCTTTGACCTCTCCTGCATCACCAACCGCTACTGCTGCAGACCCTGCTAG